Genomic window (Eremothecium sinecaudum strain ATCC 58844 chromosome VI, complete sequence):
AAGAGCACGCTGTTGCTCCATTTTTCGTCTTTCAAGTGTTTTGCGTTGCTTTATGGTTATTTGACGAGATGTTGTACTTATCAATTTTTAACTTGTTTATGCTAATTGTATTGGAGGcagctgctgttttccaGCGGTTAGTTACATTGAAGGAATTTAGAACTATGGGTGTTAAGCCTTTCTCTTTAAATGTCTTCAGAGATGGTAAATGGACTAATATTATTAGTAGCGAGTTGTTACCAATGGATGTGGTCTCCATTACTAGGACTCCAGAAGACGGCGCATTGCCATGTGATTTAATTTTAATCGACGGCACTTGTATTGTTAATGAAGCTATGTTATCAGGGGAATCGACTCCATTACTCAAGGAATCAATTAAGTTACGTCCTGCAACAGATAAATTAGAAGTCAATGGGCTTGATAAAAACGCTATTTTGCACGGTGGTACTAAGGTGTTGCAAGTGACAACTCCAGAAAATGGCACCAATAATATTCCACTTCCTCCGGATGATGGTGCCATTGGTGTTGTTACCAAGACAGGATTTGAAACTTCACAGGGTTCATTAGTGCGTGTTATGATTTATTCTTCGGAGCGTATTTCTGCGGGTAGCAAGGAAGCTTTTTACTTTATCTTGTTGTTATTGCTTTTTGCCATCATGGCCTCTTGGTATGTGTGGGTAGAGGGTTCAAAGATGGGTAGAATCCAATCTAAGTTAATTTTGGACTGTATTTTGATTATTACCTCGGTTGTTCCATCTGAATTACCAATGGAACTAACGATGGCGGTTAATTCTTCATTGACCGCATTATCTAAGTTTTACATTTACTGTACGGAGCCTTTCAGAATCCCATTGGCAGGTAGAATTGATGTCTGTTGTTTTGATAAGACTGGTACTTTGACCGCGGAAGAGTTAGTTTTTGAAGGTTTAGCTGGACTATCTGATGACAAAGAGGATATCCATCATTTATTCTCAGGTTCTGAAACTCCAATGGAGACTAGTTTAGTTATTGGCGCGGGCCATGCATTGGTTCAATTGGATGATGGTGAAGTTGTCGGTGATCCGATGGAAAAAGCTACCATTTCTGCCACGGGTTGGACTGTAGGAAAGAAGGACTCATTAACTCATGAAAAATACGGTAATTTATTAATTTTGCGTCGTTTTCAATTTTCTTCCGCTTTAAAACGGTCTTCCTCGATCGCTATGCGTAACAAGCAGTTGTTTGCCGCTGTTAAAGGTGCTCCAGAAACTATTCGTGAACGCTTAGTTACAGTTCCAAGTAACTATGATGCTATTTACAAGTCATTTACTAGGTCTGGTTCTCGTGTTCTTGCACTGGCCTCCAAGAAATTGCCTAATTTGTCCAAATCACAAATTGAAAAAACTGAACGTGATACTATCGAAGTTGACTTGGAATTCAGAGGATTTTTGGTTTTCCACTGTCCTTTGAAGAGTGATGCAATTGAAACTGTGAAAATGTTAAACGAATCATCTCATCGTTGTATTATAATTACTGGAGACAATCCTTTAACAGCTGTCCACGTTGCGAAGGAAGTGGCTATTGTTTACAGAGAGACTTTAATTTTGGATCAGCCTATCGACGGAGCAGATCATGCGCTAGTTTTACGTAATGTTGACGAAACTATTGTTATACCATTTGATTTATCTTTCGATAAGTTTGGACTTTCCGAAATTTACAATAAATATGACCTTGCGGTAACAGGATATGCATTAAACATGCTATCGGAATACCCACATTTAAAGGATTTAATCCGTCATACTTGGGTCTATGCTAGGGTTTCACCTACACAAAAGGAGTTTATTTTGAATGAGTTAAAGGAAATGGGTTATCTAACATTAATGTGTGGTGATGGTACCAATGATGTTGGAGCTTTGAAGCAAGCTCACGTTGGTGTTGCATTATTAAATGGTACTGAAGAAGGTTTGAAAAAGTTACAAGAGCAAAGAAGATTGGATAACATGAAAGGAATGTACGAAAAACAATGTGCTTTAATGGAAAGGTGGGGCCAACAATTACCTCCCGTTCCACAACCAATTGCTCACTTGTACCCACCTGGCCCATCTAACCCGCACTATTTGACGGCTTTGGAGCAAAAAGGTGTGAAAATCACCCCCGAAATGCGTGCATTGGCTATAGAGACAGCGAAAATGAAAACTATTGCCCCCAAAAACAAGTCCGATCAATCACAACAAAGTGCTACTGACCTAGCCAGTGCTGTTTTGAGTAATCTGGGGAATGCTGAAGCAGAAGATGCTCCTAGCTTGAAATTGGGTGATGCTTCTTGCGCAGCTCCATTTACATCTAAATTAGCAAATGTTGCCGCCGTTACAAATATTATTAGGCAAGGTCGTTGCGCATTGGTCAACACTATTGAGATGTATAAGATTTTGGCTTTGAACAGTTTAATCAGTGCTTACTCTTTATCAGTGCTATATTTGGCTGGTGTTAAACTAGGTGACGCACAGGCTACAGTTTCTACTATTTTGATTTCTGTTTGTTTCTTGAGTATTTCTCGTGGCCAACCTTTGCAAAAGTTATCAAAAGAGAGACCACAACATGGTATTTTCAACACTTACATAATGGGTTCGATTTTTGGTCAGTTTGCCGTCCATATTGTATCTTTGGTTTATATAACTTTGGAAATTTACAAGATTGAACCAAGGGAACCTAAAGTTGACTTAGAGAAAACTTTTGAACCATCATTATTGAATACTGGAATTTTCTTAATTCAACTGGCTCAACAAGTTTCAACCTTCGCTGTCAACTACCAAGGTGTACCTTTTAGAGAAGATATCAGAAATAACAAGGGTATGCTATACGGTTTATTGGGTGTTGCGGGATTGGCATTGACAGGTGCAACTGAATTTTTCCCTGAATTGAACGAGGCAATGAAGTTCGTCCCTATGGATGACATGTTTAAGATTAAATTGACTGCAACACTGCTGTTTGATTACGCTGGCTCCTGGATTGTGGAGACAGTATTGAAGAGTTTATTTATGAATTCGGAAGCCGC
Coding sequences:
- the SPF1 gene encoding ion-transporting P-type ATPase SPF1 (Syntenic homolog of Ashbya gossypii AFR354C; Syntenic homolog of Saccharomyces cerevisiae YEL031W (SPF1)); the encoded protein is MTTGLLVENAIVRDAQLLTPRELLYRPYILPFIPLYGIFLHIYFNDYERFIGGSEWTFVFLCALITLNLLIALLPEWNVDLAAKFRYRYCSTLEEASHILLRTTPNNGSDGIVKIERDRDESGLQVFFQFQKKRFLWHPEDSAFSSPKFLIDNEPKLKVFQDVKGNSGDLSQLKRLYGQNTFDIPVPTFIDLFKEHAVAPFFVFQVFCVALWLFDEMLYLSIFNLFMLIVLEAAAVFQRLVTLKEFRTMGVKPFSLNVFRDGKWTNIISSELLPMDVVSITRTPEDGALPCDLILIDGTCIVNEAMLSGESTPLLKESIKLRPATDKLEVNGLDKNAILHGGTKVLQVTTPENGTNNIPLPPDDGAIGVVTKTGFETSQGSLVRVMIYSSERISAGSKEAFYFILLLLLFAIMASWYVWVEGSKMGRIQSKLILDCILIITSVVPSELPMELTMAVNSSLTALSKFYIYCTEPFRIPLAGRIDVCCFDKTGTLTAEELVFEGLAGLSDDKEDIHHLFSGSETPMETSLVIGAGHALVQLDDGEVVGDPMEKATISATGWTVGKKDSLTHEKYGNLLILRRFQFSSALKRSSSIAMRNKQLFAAVKGAPETIRERLVTVPSNYDAIYKSFTRSGSRVLALASKKLPNLSKSQIEKTERDTIEVDLEFRGFLVFHCPLKSDAIETVKMLNESSHRCIIITGDNPLTAVHVAKEVAIVYRETLILDQPIDGADHALVLRNVDETIVIPFDLSFDKFGLSEIYNKYDLAVTGYALNMLSEYPHLKDLIRHTWVYARVSPTQKEFILNELKEMGYLTLMCGDGTNDVGALKQAHVGVALLNGTEEGLKKLQEQRRLDNMKGMYEKQCALMERWGQQLPPVPQPIAHLYPPGPSNPHYLTALEQKGVKITPEMRALAIETAKMKTIAPKNKSDQSQQSATDLASAVLSNLGNAEAEDAPSLKLGDASCAAPFTSKLANVAAVTNIIRQGRCALVNTIEMYKILALNSLISAYSLSVLYLAGVKLGDAQATVSTILISVCFLSISRGQPLQKLSKERPQHGIFNTYIMGSIFGQFAVHIVSLVYITLEIYKIEPREPKVDLEKTFEPSLLNTGIFLIQLAQQVSTFAVNYQGVPFREDIRNNKGMLYGLLGVAGLALTGATEFFPELNEAMKFVPMDDMFKIKLTATLLFDYAGSWIVETVLKSLFMNSEAADIAKRD